Part of the Mycolicibacterium mengxianglii genome is shown below.
TGGCCCGGCCCGTCGACTGCAACACGATGCTGGGCCATTACACCCATTTCGGCAACTTGCTCGACCTGCTCGGTGTCGCGGTGCCGCTCGGCACGGTCGCGGACGGCCGGCCACACAGCGCGACGCTGCTCGGGGCGGCCCAGACCGACGACATCGTCCTGCAGTTCGCCGCGCAGGTGCTCGACGAGCCGCGCGAAACCTACCCAGCCGCAACGAACGTCCCCGCCATGGCGAAGGAGCGCCGGTGAGCGACACCGTGCAAGTGCTGGCCGAGCCGTCGCCGTTCCCGCTGATCGCGGGGAAGACAGCGCTGATCGTTATCGATATGCAGCGGGACTTCCTGCTGCCCGGCGGATTCGGGGAAAGTCTGGGCAACGACGTCGGGCAGCTGCTGGCCGTCGTGCCGCCACTGCAGGCGCTGATCGAGGCAGCCCGTGCGGCGGGCATCCTGGTGATCCACACCCGCGAAGGCCATGAACCCGACCTATCGGACTGCCCGCCGGCCAAGCTCAACCGCGGTGCCCCGTCGAAGCGGATCGGCGATCCCGGCAAGTACGGTCGCATCCTGATCCGCGGCGAGTACGGCCACGACATCATCGACGAGCTGGCCCCTGTCGACGGCGAGATCGTCATCGACAAACCCGGCAAGGGTGCCTTCTACGCCACCGGGTTGCACGGCATCCTTGCCGACGCGGGCATCACCCAGTTGCTGATGACCGGCGTGACCACCGAGGTGTGCGTGCACACCACCACCAGGGAAGCCAACGACCGCGGCTACGAGTGCCTCGTCGTATCCGACTGTGTCGGTTCGTATTTCCCTGACTTCCAGAAGATCGGGCTGGAGATGATCGCCGCGCAGGGCGGCATCTTCGGCTGGGTCGCCGACAGTGCGACCGTCATTCCCGCGCTCGAGGCATTAGGAGACCAACGATGAGCAGCACCGACCTCACCGATTCGTCCACCGACCCGCCGGTAGGCGCCGGACCGCCGGCCGGGGTCATCGTGCCGTGGTGGACCCGCGGCGACACCAACGCCTTCTTCGGGCTCGGGTTCAACATCCTGGTCAACGTGCTGACCTTGACCGCCCTGATGATCGGGGTCATCAACGTGCCCGCGGGAGACGTGCTCGGCACCGTGCTGCCCGCGCTCGGGGTGGCGTTGATCCTGGGCAACCTCTACTACACGTTCCTGGCCCGACGGCTGGCCAAGAAGGAGAACCGGTCGGACGTCACGGCGCTGCCCTATGGCCCCAGTGTTCCGCACATGTTCATCGTCATCTTCGTGGTGATGCTGCCGGTGTATCTGAACACCCAGGACGCCGACGCGGCCTGGCAGGCCGGGCTGGCGTGGGCATTCATGATCGGCATCATCGTGATGATCGGGGCGTTCGTCGGGCCCCACATCCGTAAGCTCACCCCGCGCGCCGCGATGCTGGGCACGCTCGCCGGCATCTCGATCACCTTCATCTCGATGCGGCCCGCCGCGCAGATGTGGGAGGTTGCGTGGATCGGCCTGCCGGTGCTGGCCATCATCTTGATCGGCTTCTTCACGGATATGAGGCTGCCCTTCGGCATTCCCGTCGGGTTGGCTGCGCTGCTGGTCGGTACGGCGATCGGCTGGATCGGTGGTTACATGTCGGCGCCCGATGTCGGCCAGGCGGTGTCCGATATCGCTGTCGGTATCCCCGATCTGCGGGTCGACATGTTGTTCTCTGGGTTGTCACACCTGGCGCCGTTGCTGGGGACCGCCATCCCGTTGGGCGTCTACAACTTCACCGAGGCGATGAGCAACGTGGAAAGCGCCGCTGCTGCCGGGGACAACTACAACCTGCGCAGCGTGCTGCTCGCCGACGGCGCCGGCGCGGTGATCGGTTCGGCGTTCGGCTCCCCGTTCCCGCCTGCGGTGTACATCGGGCACCCGGGCTGGAAGGACGCCGGTGGCCGGGCCGGGTACTCGCTGGCCAGCGGTGTGGTGATCGGAGTCCTGTGCTTCCTCGGTCTTTTCGGCGTGCTCGATGCGCTGCTGCCGGTACCGGCGATCGTGCCGATCCTGCTCTACATCGGCCTGCTGATCGGCGCCCAGGCATTTCAGGCGGTGCCGCGCGTGCATGCCGTTGCGGTGGTGGCCGCGATCCTGCCGAACCTCGCACAGTGGGCCAGTGGCCTGATCGACAATGCGCTCAACGCGGCGGGCACCTCGGCGACCGAGGTCGGCATGGACAAGCTCAACGGGGCCGGCGTGGTCTACGAGGGTCTGCAGACCCTGGGCGAGGGTGCGGTCCTGGTCGGTCTGGTCCTCGGCACCATGGTGACGTTCATCCTGGAGAAGAAGTTTCTCTTCGCCGCGCTGGCGTCCGTCGTCGGCGCGGCGCTGTCCTTCATCGGATTGATCCATGCGCCACAGGTGGCCTGGGCGGCCAGCCCGCAGGTGGCGCTGGGCTATCTGTTCTTCGGGCTGGTCTGCGTCGCGTTCTACCTGTTGCCCGGTGCCAAGGACCGGGCCGAGGGAGTGGACGAGGCCGACATCGTGGCCGGGCACTAATTGAAATCTATTGTGCCGGAAAGCGTTACGAATGGATGCCGGATCGCTGCGGTATGTCAGGTGAGGGCTTCGCCAAGCGGTGCCGGCTTGGATTACATCGAGTCCATGGGCATACCGTGCCCGCCGACAACCGCCGAGTCGGCGACCGCGGTCGCGGTAGCCAGTCCGGCCGTCATCGTCGCCTGAATGGCTACTTCGTCGTTGACGCTGAATGGTGCCGCTTCAGGAGTGGGAGCCCCATTGAACGAAGCTCCACCGGTGCTCGTGACGGCGGTGGTGTCCGGCGTCACGCGATAGGTCTGCGTGAAGCCGTCGGCGCTGCGCGCGGTGATGGAATTCGACGTCACCGCCACAACGGTGCCCTCCTGGCTCAACGGCTGGGGCTGGGGGGCGGTGTAGGCGCTCGGGGCGGGCTGTCCGGTGGCAGGGTCGGCGTCGGCGTGCGCGACCAACACTGCGGCGGAGAATCCCACAAAGGCGAGGGCCGTGGTTGCGGTCGCCAGGATCGTGCCGGTAGACGGCCTCTTCGCTGACTTGACGACGGTGGAGTGGGGATGTGGCGCCCGGTCGAACTCTGGCACCTCATGGTGTTTACCCGACATCGATATCGCCTCCTTACGCGCCGCGGTGATGTCTGTATTTCGCAGCACTGCGATCGGCTGACCTGACAATCTCTACCCGTCATCCCCAAGCGATAAACCCGGCCAGCTATTCCCGCACCGACGTTTTGCCTCAGGTGGTACCCGGGTACCACCTCCCTGTTACTGGTCGTAGGCGGCCCGGTACGCGACGTGGAGGGAGACTCACGTGTCTGACCGAACGCGGAATGCCGCAAATCAGGACCATCGGGTCGGTCGGCCGGGCGTGCTGCTGATCTTGGTAGGTGTCGTCGCTTTCGTCATCTGTGTGGTGGGGTTCGCCCTCGGCTGGGTGGGCTGTGGCACCTGGGCGGGAATCATCGCGCTGCTGTCGTCGGCAGCGGGCATGGCCTGGCTCAGCAATGAAGGACGCCGCCAGCGGGGCAACCAACCACTGATGCCGCTGCAGACCCCCAACGGCCCGCGCCCGGCGGGTACCGACTGATCTCGACACCAGGCGCGGCCAGCGGCAAGTCGTTATGCTGGCCCATTCTGTGCACCGTTCCGGCTGCCGTGCCTGCCGCCGGCCTCGCTGACAAGGATGGCCATGTCTGTTGGAGCCGACGCGACGCCGCCACCGACACCCCGCATCGCCAGTCATATCCGGCTGACGTCGCACAGCGGTGGGCCGGACGCCCCGCCGTTGCAGTGGGGCGCGCCGACCGCCGCAGCTCGCGGGCCGGTGATCGGCACCACGGGCTCCCGGGCACACCGCAACGTCATCGGCACCCACTCCGGGTCCTACAGCGTCTACCGCGCGCTGGCCGTCGCGTCCGGCGCGCTGTCGCGGGACCATCGGGCCGATCTGACCAACACTGCGCCCACCGACGTCGTGGGCCCCTACCCGCAGTGGGGCGACCCGGGTGCGATCGTCAGCCTCGATCCCTGGGGTGCTGCCGTCGCAGACGTCTTCTCCGCCCAGATCGCCGCCGGGATGGACATCCGGCCCACCATCGCGGTGACCCAGGCGCATGTCCAGTTGCCGGAGATCTCCGAGGCCATCCACCGGGGACGGCTGCGACCCGACGGGCGGGTCCTGATGCCCAACGGCGCCGCCGTGGTCACCAAGGCCGCCGTCGAACCCGTCTGGCATCTGCCGGGGGTGGCCGCCCGGTTCGGTTGCTCCGAGGCCGACCTGCGCCGAGTGCTGTTCGAGGAGACCGGTGGGATGTATCCCGAACTGGTCACGCGCGGGGATCTCGAGGTCTTCCTGCCGCCGATCGGCGGGCAGACCGTGTACATCTTCGGCGACCCGCGAGAGTTGGCCGACCCGTCAGTGGAACTGACCGCGCGGGTCCACGACGAGTGCAACGGATCGGACGTGTTCGGCTCCGACATCTGCACCTGCCGGCCGTACCTGACGCATGCGATCGAGGAATGCATCGCCGGGACCCAGCGGGGCGGTGTCGGGTTGGTGGCCTACTCCCGGAAGGAAGGACGTGCTCTGGGTGAGGTGACCAAGTTCCTGGTGTACAACGCCCGCAAACGCCAGGTTGGTGGGGATACCGCCGACCAGTACTTCGCGCGCACCGAATGCGTTGCAGGAGTGCAGGATATGCGGTTCCAGGAGTTGATGCCCGACGTACTGCACTGGCTGGGCATCACCAAGATCCACCGGCTGGTCTCGATGAGCAACATGAAGTACGACGCCATCACGGGTTCCGGCATCGAGGTCGGCGAGCGGGTCAACATTCCCGACGATTTGATTCCCGCCGACGCGCGTGTCGAAATAGACGCCAAGATGGCTGCCGGTTACTTCACCCCCGGCCCGGTTCCGGACGCCGACGAGTTGAAGAACACCGTCGGCCGGAGCCTGCAGGGATGACGCCCTCCCCGACCGGCGGACCGGTCGCGGAACTGCGCACCACCGCGGCCATCCGCCACCGCTGTCGGTACCTGCTCGACCGGGCGCGCAGCGGTGAGTCCCGGTGGTTCACCGTCGAGGACAGCGCGCTGCCCACGGCGGCGGCACTGGTGGCTGACCTGACCACCGAGCGTTTCCCCGATCTGCGAATCCCCTTCCACAGTCGGTGGCGACATTTCGAGGCGGGCGGGCTGGACCGCACCGGTGAACTGCGGTCGCGGTTGGGCGAATTGGATGCACCCGCGCAGGCCCGCGCGCTGATCGACCTCGCGGTGGTCAGCGTCCTGCTCGATGCCGGCTCGGGACCGGCCTGGCACTACCACGAGGACGTCACCGGTGAATCGTTCGGCCGCTCCGAAGGACTCGCGGTGGCGAGTTGGCATGCGTTTGTCGGCGGGCTGTTCTCCAGCGATCCCGACAATCCGTTGCAAGCCGACGCCGCCGGGTTGGGCGCGCTCGACGCCGAACGGCTGGCCGAGGCGTTCCAGGTCTGCCCCACCAATGACCTGGTGGGGCTCGACGGCCGGGTCCAGCTGCTGCGCCGCCTCTCGACCGCACTGACCGACCGGGGTGAGATCTTCGGCAGCCCGGCACGCCCCGGGGGACTCTTCGACGCGCTGACCGCGACGGCGGGGGCCACGAGTGTCAACGCGCACGACATCCTGTCGCTGCTGTTGGGGACGCTGTCGGGAATCTGGTTGGCCGACAGCATGATCGACGGTGAACCGCTCGGCGACTGCTGGCCGCACCCGGCAGTGCCGGGTCCGGGGTCCACCCAGGGTTGGGTGCCGTTCCACAAACTGTCGCAGTGGCTGACGTATTCGCTGCTCGAACCGTTCGAGTGGGCCGGTACACCGGTCAGTGGACTTGACGCACTGACCGGACTCCCGGAATATCGCAACGGCGGGCTCCTACTCGATACCGGAGCGGTGGCACTGCGGACCCCGGAGCTGGCAAACCGGAACTGGTCGGTGGCAGACGAACTGGTGGTCGAATGGCGGGCGCTGACGGTGGCGCTGCTCGACGACCTGGCGCCCTTGGTGCGTGAACGCCTCGGCGACGATGCCGCGCAGTTACCGTTGGCGTGCATCCTGGAAGGCGGTACCTGGGCTGCCGGACGCCGCCTCGCTTCTCAGCTTCGGGGCGGCCTACCCCCGCTCTCCATCATCAGTGACGGGACGGTCTTCTGATCCATGGCCGACAATGCCAACATCCACCTGATCGACCACCCTCTGGTCCAGCACAAGCTGACACTCCTGCGGCAGAAAGAGGTGTCCACCAACAACTTTCGGCGACTTGTCAACGAGGTGTCGGCGTTGTTGGCCTACGAGGTGCTCCGTGACATCCCGCTGCACGACGTCGAGATCGAGACGCCGCTGGAAACCATGACCGGCAGGGTGATCGACGGTAAGAAGTTGGTGTTCGTCTCGATACTGCGGGCCGGTACCGGCATTCTCGACGGCATGCTCTCGGTGGTCCCGGGCGCGCGAGTCGGCCACATCGGGCTCTATCGGGACCCGAAGACTCTCATCGCGGTCGAGTATTACTTCAAGATGCCCCAGGACCTCGCCGAACGGGACGTCGTGATCGTGGACCCGATGTTGGCCACCGGACACTCCGCCGTCGCCGCGGTGGACCGGCTCAAAGAGTTGTCACCCAAGTCGATCAAGTTCGTCTGCCTGCTGACCTGTCCCGAGGGTGTGGCCGCGATGCAGGACGCGCATCCGGACGTTCCGGTGTACACGGCCGCGATCGACCGCGAGCTCGACGAACACGGCTACATCGTTCCCGGCCTCGGCGACGCCGGTGACCGGATGTTCGGGACGAAATAGGCAGCGCGCCTGCAGCCACGCCGTAAGGTCGCAGTATGCGCAGTGCCTTTCTCGTCCTTTTCGGTGTGATCATCGCGTTGTTCGGATTGCTCTTCACCCTGCAGGGATTCGGGGTGGTCCAGGGCAGCCCGATGAGTAACACCACCACCTGGTCGGTCCTCGGTCCCATCATCGCGCTCGTCGGCGTCGCGATGGTGTACCTGGGGCGGCGGCTGCGGCGGCCCTAGGGATGGGCCCGGTGCATCAAGGGTTGCACCTCCGACCCGATCATCGCCACGAACTCGGCGATATCGGTGTCCGGACCGCACTGGAACACAATGGTGTCGGCACCGGCGTCAACCCATGGCCCGGCGGCGGCAGCGATCTGCGAACCGGACTGCCCGGCAATGCATTCCACGTAGACCACGACAGCGTGCGGGGCGGGATCGGCGCGGCGCAGCTGTCCGTTGCGGATGTGTCCAACCGCTTCGCGTAGCTCCTGGGCCGTGGTGCCGCCGGTGATCACGGTACCTGAGGCCAGTTCGCCGCTGAGCGCAAGTGTCTTCGGACCTGTTGCACCGCAGAGCAATTCAACTCCCCGCTGCGGCGGCCATTCGAGCTGCACATGGTCGAGCCGGACGTAGGACCCCTCAACAGTCACCGGTTGGCCGTCCAGCAGCGCGCGCAGCGCTGTCAGATACTCGCGTAAGAGCGTCATCGGCGACGGCGCAGCGGCGCCGATCTGGGCCATCCAGCTCGCCACACCGTGACCGACCCCGACACGGACCCGGCCGGGGAAGGCTCGGTGCAGGGTCGCGATCTCCATGGCAGCAGCCGCGACATTGCGCATCGGCACGGGCAGCACGCCGAGCCCCACGGTGATCCGGCTGGTGGCGGACAGTGCGATCGCCGCGGTCGAGACGCCGCCGGTGAGGAAGCAGTCCTCCCAGAGCCACAACTCCTCGAGACCGGCGGCGTCGGCCGCTCGCGCGGTGTCGGCGAGCCGTTCCGGTGCAAATTGGGGGCGGTACACCGCTCCCACGCGGACGCCGGTCATAGCGTGCCGAAGAACTCGATCCAGTTACCGTCGGGGTCGGCCACGAACAGGTA
Proteins encoded:
- a CDS encoding cysteine hydrolase family protein, translated to MSDTVQVLAEPSPFPLIAGKTALIVIDMQRDFLLPGGFGESLGNDVGQLLAVVPPLQALIEAARAAGILVIHTREGHEPDLSDCPPAKLNRGAPSKRIGDPGKYGRILIRGEYGHDIIDELAPVDGEIVIDKPGKGAFYATGLHGILADAGITQLLMTGVTTEVCVHTTTREANDRGYECLVVSDCVGSYFPDFQKIGLEMIAAQGGIFGWVADSATVIPALEALGDQR
- the upp gene encoding uracil phosphoribosyltransferase codes for the protein MADNANIHLIDHPLVQHKLTLLRQKEVSTNNFRRLVNEVSALLAYEVLRDIPLHDVEIETPLETMTGRVIDGKKLVFVSILRAGTGILDGMLSVVPGARVGHIGLYRDPKTLIAVEYYFKMPQDLAERDVVIVDPMLATGHSAVAAVDRLKELSPKSIKFVCLLTCPEGVAAMQDAHPDVPVYTAAIDRELDEHGYIVPGLGDAGDRMFGTK
- a CDS encoding URC4/urg3 family protein — encoded protein: MTPSPTGGPVAELRTTAAIRHRCRYLLDRARSGESRWFTVEDSALPTAAALVADLTTERFPDLRIPFHSRWRHFEAGGLDRTGELRSRLGELDAPAQARALIDLAVVSVLLDAGSGPAWHYHEDVTGESFGRSEGLAVASWHAFVGGLFSSDPDNPLQADAAGLGALDAERLAEAFQVCPTNDLVGLDGRVQLLRRLSTALTDRGEIFGSPARPGGLFDALTATAGATSVNAHDILSLLLGTLSGIWLADSMIDGEPLGDCWPHPAVPGPGSTQGWVPFHKLSQWLTYSLLEPFEWAGTPVSGLDALTGLPEYRNGGLLLDTGAVALRTPELANRNWSVADELVVEWRALTVALLDDLAPLVRERLGDDAAQLPLACILEGGTWAAGRRLASQLRGGLPPLSIISDGTVF
- a CDS encoding GTP cyclohydrolase II, giving the protein MSVGADATPPPTPRIASHIRLTSHSGGPDAPPLQWGAPTAAARGPVIGTTGSRAHRNVIGTHSGSYSVYRALAVASGALSRDHRADLTNTAPTDVVGPYPQWGDPGAIVSLDPWGAAVADVFSAQIAAGMDIRPTIAVTQAHVQLPEISEAIHRGRLRPDGRVLMPNGAAVVTKAAVEPVWHLPGVAARFGCSEADLRRVLFEETGGMYPELVTRGDLEVFLPPIGGQTVYIFGDPRELADPSVELTARVHDECNGSDVFGSDICTCRPYLTHAIEECIAGTQRGGVGLVAYSRKEGRALGEVTKFLVYNARKRQVGGDTADQYFARTECVAGVQDMRFQELMPDVLHWLGITKIHRLVSMSNMKYDAITGSGIEVGERVNIPDDLIPADARVEIDAKMAAGYFTPGPVPDADELKNTVGRSLQG
- a CDS encoding SulP family inorganic anion transporter, coding for MSSTDLTDSSTDPPVGAGPPAGVIVPWWTRGDTNAFFGLGFNILVNVLTLTALMIGVINVPAGDVLGTVLPALGVALILGNLYYTFLARRLAKKENRSDVTALPYGPSVPHMFIVIFVVMLPVYLNTQDADAAWQAGLAWAFMIGIIVMIGAFVGPHIRKLTPRAAMLGTLAGISITFISMRPAAQMWEVAWIGLPVLAIILIGFFTDMRLPFGIPVGLAALLVGTAIGWIGGYMSAPDVGQAVSDIAVGIPDLRVDMLFSGLSHLAPLLGTAIPLGVYNFTEAMSNVESAAAAGDNYNLRSVLLADGAGAVIGSAFGSPFPPAVYIGHPGWKDAGGRAGYSLASGVVIGVLCFLGLFGVLDALLPVPAIVPILLYIGLLIGAQAFQAVPRVHAVAVVAAILPNLAQWASGLIDNALNAAGTSATEVGMDKLNGAGVVYEGLQTLGEGAVLVGLVLGTMVTFILEKKFLFAALASVVGAALSFIGLIHAPQVAWAASPQVALGYLFFGLVCVAFYLLPGAKDRAEGVDEADIVAGH
- a CDS encoding LLM class flavin-dependent oxidoreductase, which gives rise to MTGVRVGAVYRPQFAPERLADTARAADAAGLEELWLWEDCFLTGGVSTAAIALSATSRITVGLGVLPVPMRNVAAAAMEIATLHRAFPGRVRVGVGHGVASWMAQIGAAAPSPMTLLREYLTALRALLDGQPVTVEGSYVRLDHVQLEWPPQRGVELLCGATGPKTLALSGELASGTVITGGTTAQELREAVGHIRNGQLRRADPAPHAVVVYVECIAGQSGSQIAAAAGPWVDAGADTIVFQCGPDTDIAEFVAMIGSEVQPLMHRAHP